In Anas acuta chromosome 5, bAnaAcu1.1, whole genome shotgun sequence, a single window of DNA contains:
- the RPUSD2 gene encoding pseudouridylate synthase RPUSD2 has translation MAEPGPGSGALGEEEAAAPAPKKRRLAAGERYVPPPRKLKAGVSFSAEHFAETSYYFEGGLRKVRPYYYDFRTYCKGRWVGRSLLHVFSTEFRAQPLAFYRAAARAGRLRLNEEPVRDLDVVLKNNDFLRNTVHRHEPPVTAQPIQILAEDDEVVVVDKPSSLPVHPCGRFRHNTVIFILGKEHNLKELHTIHRLDRMTSGVLMFAKTVEVSKRIDEQVRERQLEKEYVCRVVGEFPEHEVVCEEPILVVSYKVGVCRVDPKGKPCKTIFQRLSYNGKTSVVKCLPRTGRTHQIRVHLQYLGYPIVNDPIYNMEAWGPEKGKGGKIGKTDEELLKALVEEHRSKQSLDVLGISEEDLNTNAENQDSGNSSECTESVQADPTNENSCPAEGTKDPERNETPACTLDPDTNLETLEKTTELGSCENKSGQTGENCSEEKDPLCVECKTSRRDPSPKELVMYLHALRYKGAEFDYCSKMPEWAMEDWEE, from the exons ATggcggagccggggccgggAAGCGGCGctttgggggaggaggaggcggcagccccggccccgaaGAAACGCCGCCTGGCCGCCGGGGAGCGCTACGTGCCGCCGCCGCGGAAGCTGAAGGCGGGGGTGAGCTTCAGCGCGGAGCACTTCGCCGAGACCTCGTACTACTTCGAGGGGGGGCTGCGCAAGGTGCGGCCCTACTACTACGACTTCCGCACCTACTGCAAGGGGCGCTGGGTCGGCCGCAGCCTCCTGCACGTCTTCAGCACCGAGTTCCGAGCCCAGCCCCTCGCCTTCTACCGCGCCGCCGCCCGTGCTGGCCGCCTGCGCCTCAACGAGGAGCCCGTGCGGGATCTGGACGTCGTGCTCAAG AATAATGATTTTCTCCGAAACACGGTGCATCGCCACGAGCCGCCGGTCACTGCCCAGCCGATCCAAATCCTGGCGGAGGACGATGAGGTGGTGGTCGTGGACAAACCGTCCTCCTTGCCAGTGCATCCCTGTGGCAGGTTTCGGCACAACACCGTCATCTTCATCCTCGGCAAAGAGCACAACCTTAAGGAGCTCCATACAATTCATCGACTCGATCGCATGACCTCAGGAGTGCTTATGTTTGCCAAGACGGTAGAGGTGTCTAAGAGGATTGATGAGCAGGTTCGGGAGAGGCAG CTGGAAAAAGAGTACGTGTGTCGTGTGGTGGGGGAGTTCCCAGAACACGAAGTGGTCTGCGAGGAGCCCATACTGGTTGTTTCATACAAGGTGGGGGTGTGCCGTGTGGACCCCAAAGGGAAACCCTGCAAAACCATCTTCCAGAGGCTCAGTTACAATGGCAAGACCAGCGTCGTCAAGTGTCTTCCGCGTACTGGCCGCACACACCAGATCCGGGTCCACTTGCAGTACCTGGGATATCCCATTGTCAACGACCCCATCTATAACATGGAAGCCTGGGGCCCTGAAAAGGGCAAAGGTGGCAAGATTGGTAAAACAGATGAAGAACTCCTTAAGGCGCTCGTGGAGGAGCATCGTTCCAAACAGAGCCTGGATGTCTTGGGGATTTCAGAAGAGGACTTGAACACCAATGCAGAAAATCAAGACTCTGGTAATTCAAGCGAGTGCACAGAATCTGTGCAGGCTGATCCTACAAATGAGAACTCCTGCCCTGCTGAGGGCACTAAGGATCCTGAGAGAAATGAAACACCGGCTTGTACACTGGACCCTGATACCAATCTGGAAACACTTGAAAAAACTACAGAACTAGGTTCATGTGAGAACAAGAGTGGGCAAACAGGAGAAAATTGTTCAGAAGAGAAGGACCCTTTGTGCGTGGAGTGTAAAACTTCAAGGCGGGACCCATCTCCTAAGGAGCTGGTGATGTACCTACATGCCTTGCGCTATAAGGGAGCAGAGTTTGACTATTGCTCCAAGATGCCTGAATGGGCCATGGAGGACTGGGAGGAATGA